One genomic window of Psychrobacter cibarius includes the following:
- a CDS encoding sulfite exporter TauE/SafE family protein: MLLVLDLLQSIPSWHLVGLFFAGMAAFIISTISGGGGAMLLIPATSWMIGTAVAPPVINLATLISNTSRLYLFWNDIDWSLTKYYVPSAIVGAWLAALVFSRLDANWIQLLVGVFLVSTIFQYKFGKVNKTFDMPKAGFIPLGFIIAFMSTLVGGLGPILNPFYMNAGLEKENLIATKTANSFFVGMVQIGSYSFFGIFTVKLWVYGIVLGLGAVIGNIIGKRFLAGMSISQFRIMLLMLMVISGVIMIIRNLNVLF, encoded by the coding sequence GTGCTCCTTGTTTTAGATTTACTACAATCCATCCCAAGTTGGCATTTAGTAGGCTTGTTTTTCGCTGGCATGGCCGCTTTTATTATCTCTACTATATCGGGTGGTGGCGGTGCTATGTTACTGATACCAGCCACTTCCTGGATGATAGGGACAGCGGTTGCACCACCTGTGATCAATTTGGCTACTTTGATTAGTAATACATCTCGACTATATTTATTCTGGAATGATATTGATTGGTCGTTGACCAAATACTATGTACCAAGTGCCATTGTCGGTGCGTGGTTAGCAGCATTGGTTTTTAGTCGTTTGGATGCAAACTGGATCCAGTTATTGGTTGGCGTGTTTTTGGTGTCTACCATATTCCAATATAAGTTTGGTAAGGTAAATAAAACTTTTGATATGCCAAAAGCAGGTTTTATACCTTTGGGCTTTATTATTGCTTTCATGAGCACATTAGTGGGCGGTCTCGGCCCTATCCTTAACCCTTTTTATATGAATGCTGGACTAGAAAAAGAAAACCTTATTGCTACCAAAACGGCTAATTCTTTTTTTGTAGGTATGGTACAAATCGGCAGCTATTCTTTTTTTGGTATATTCACCGTCAAGCTTTGGGTATATGGCATTGTTTTAGGATTAGGTGCCGTTATTGGCAATATCATCGGCAAACGCTTTTTGGCCGGTATGAGTATTAGTCAGTTTAGAATAATGCTACTCATGCTAATGGTTATCAGTGGCGTAATAATGATAATAAGAAACCTGAATGTGCTGTTTTAA
- the rluF gene encoding 23S rRNA pseudouridine(2604) synthase RluF — protein sequence MFNASSTRLNKYISESGICSRRDADRFVEQGNVYINGKRAQVGDQVVAGDTVKVNGQLIEPREADDFVFIVLNKPVGIVSTTEASEKDNIVDFVRHSTRIFPIGRLDKDSQGLIFLTSNGDLVNKVLRAGNNHEKEYLVTVNKPITDSFIEGLAGGVPMLGKMTKKCPVTKVAPTVFNITLVQGLNRQIRRMCEHFGYEVVKLERTRIMNISLKGTPVGDWRDLTEKELSVLLKSIEGSSSDASNPGKKPRNAPRKNARTDDSSKTKTSSKSAGAAKGNKKHAKDDARKPAGSKGKDRRPFGNGKKAVGNGKPATNGKRPAKGRSSKR from the coding sequence ATGTTTAACGCTTCCTCAACTCGTTTAAATAAATACATCAGCGAAAGCGGTATTTGCTCCAGGCGAGACGCTGACCGCTTTGTTGAACAAGGTAATGTATACATCAATGGTAAGCGTGCTCAAGTAGGCGATCAAGTGGTTGCTGGAGATACGGTAAAAGTCAACGGGCAACTCATTGAGCCGCGAGAGGCGGATGATTTTGTGTTCATTGTCTTGAATAAACCCGTAGGTATTGTGAGCACCACAGAAGCTTCAGAAAAAGATAATATTGTTGATTTCGTTCGACATAGTACACGTATTTTTCCAATTGGACGTTTGGATAAAGACTCTCAGGGTTTAATCTTTTTGACCAGTAATGGTGATTTGGTTAATAAAGTATTACGTGCTGGTAATAACCACGAGAAAGAATATTTGGTGACGGTGAACAAGCCGATAACAGATAGTTTTATTGAGGGTTTAGCTGGTGGCGTGCCAATGCTGGGGAAGATGACCAAGAAATGCCCAGTTACTAAGGTGGCACCCACGGTGTTTAACATCACGCTAGTGCAGGGTTTAAACCGTCAAATTCGTCGTATGTGTGAGCATTTTGGCTATGAAGTGGTGAAGCTTGAGCGTACGCGGATTATGAATATCAGTCTTAAAGGTACTCCCGTTGGAGATTGGCGAGATTTAACCGAAAAAGAGTTGTCTGTTTTACTTAAGTCCATAGAAGGTTCTTCTTCAGATGCCAGTAATCCGGGCAAGAAACCTCGTAATGCGCCACGAAAAAACGCTCGTACTGATGATTCATCAAAGACAAAAACGTCTTCGAAATCAGCGGGGGCAGCAAAGGGCAACAAGAAACACGCCAAGGATGATGCGAGAAAACCAGCGGGTTCTAAAGGTAAAGATAGACGTCCTTTTGGTAATGGCAAGAAGGCTGTGGGCAATGGCAAACCTGCTACAAATGGTAAGCGCCCTGCAAAAGGTCGAAGTTCTAAGCGGTAG
- a CDS encoding TonB-dependent receptor, with product MLSSSINAVPILKLSVLALSLLHISSAYADSTTVKAHMPTTDDEPHIQLPEIVVYATAADKHSSTNALGTAANLDQKFINSKQVASSDTATILTKIPGLNVQSAGGISNLPVMRGLADNRLRILVDGVDSIASCPNSMNSPLSYIAPSAIDKTTVYAGVTPVSIGGNSIGGTIVVETAEPMFSTDSDILTSGEIGTFYRSNGDAYGANLSTTAANEQLSLTYKGSFAQADNYKAGGDFKSYTETGNAGKTLAKDEVGSTAYESKNQSVDVAYKNGNHLLQGTYLWQNIPKELYPNQRMDMLDNQLDRINLRYKSELNWGQLEAQAYHEDVDHYMNFGEDKQFVYGNAKGMPMYTSSETIGANLKGIIDLTNQSTLNIGAEYQDYTLDDTWAASGDGMMSPNDFQNINNGQRQRIGIYGEWEKDISSDWSTQLGARYENVRTSADEVHGYQIDGQNNMTNQVRDSANFNASDRRTTDNNFDITALARYDIDSQKNLALGLSHKERTPSLYERYTWSTWKMAAIMNNTVGDGNGYFGDPNLRPEKSNTLSATLDWRGADDSWGVKATPYYSNIDDYVDAVQWNPMANTAASTQTANQYNVLRYTNQDAEIYGIDISANRELAANAWGYWNIVGSLSYTKGENKDSGSDLYNIMPFNGSVALNRENNGWTNQIEVVGVSAKNDISTPRNEIKTAGYGLLNLSTGYQFKEVAIEAGIDNVFDKNYALPLGGAYMGQGKTMSMNGEIGSGSNWGTAVPGAGRSLYVGVNYKF from the coding sequence ATGTTATCTTCATCAATAAACGCTGTACCTATTTTAAAACTAAGTGTTTTAGCTTTGTCTTTATTGCATATCAGTAGCGCTTATGCGGATTCCACAACCGTAAAGGCGCACATGCCTACTACTGATGATGAGCCACATATTCAATTGCCAGAAATCGTCGTTTATGCGACAGCAGCGGATAAGCACTCTAGTACCAATGCACTCGGGACAGCCGCAAACCTTGATCAAAAATTTATTAACAGCAAACAAGTGGCAAGCAGTGATACGGCCACTATACTGACAAAAATACCCGGTCTAAATGTCCAAAGTGCCGGTGGTATCTCAAACTTGCCCGTGATGAGAGGCTTGGCGGACAACCGTCTGCGTATCTTAGTGGATGGCGTTGACTCAATCGCCTCCTGTCCAAACAGTATGAACTCACCCTTGTCTTATATTGCGCCAAGCGCTATAGACAAGACCACCGTTTATGCAGGTGTGACGCCTGTGAGTATCGGTGGTAATAGTATTGGCGGCACCATCGTCGTCGAAACAGCAGAGCCTATGTTTTCAACGGATAGCGACATACTAACTTCAGGTGAAATTGGCACATTTTATCGTAGTAATGGTGACGCTTATGGTGCCAATTTATCTACCACAGCAGCAAACGAGCAGCTTAGCCTCACCTATAAAGGCAGCTTTGCGCAGGCGGATAATTATAAAGCTGGTGGTGATTTTAAATCTTATACAGAGACAGGGAACGCTGGTAAAACCTTAGCGAAAGACGAAGTTGGTTCAACCGCCTATGAAAGCAAAAACCAGTCAGTAGATGTGGCTTATAAGAACGGCAATCATCTGCTACAAGGCACTTATTTGTGGCAAAACATCCCAAAAGAGTTATATCCAAATCAACGGATGGACATGCTTGACAATCAGCTTGACCGCATTAATTTGCGCTACAAAAGCGAGTTAAATTGGGGACAGTTAGAAGCACAGGCCTATCATGAAGATGTCGATCACTATATGAACTTTGGGGAAGACAAACAGTTCGTGTACGGTAATGCCAAAGGTATGCCGATGTACACCAGTAGCGAGACCATCGGTGCCAATCTTAAAGGTATTATTGATTTAACCAACCAAAGCACGCTCAATATAGGTGCTGAATATCAAGACTACACGCTCGATGACACGTGGGCGGCATCTGGCGACGGTATGATGTCGCCAAACGACTTTCAAAATATCAACAATGGTCAGCGTCAGCGTATCGGTATCTATGGCGAATGGGAAAAAGATATCTCATCTGACTGGAGCACCCAGCTTGGCGCTCGCTATGAAAACGTACGTACCAGTGCTGATGAAGTACATGGCTATCAAATCGATGGTCAAAACAATATGACCAATCAGGTGCGAGATAGCGCTAACTTTAATGCCAGTGACCGCCGAACCACTGATAACAACTTTGATATTACTGCACTCGCACGCTACGACATTGATTCACAAAAAAATCTAGCCTTAGGTCTATCGCACAAAGAACGCACGCCAAGCTTATATGAACGCTATACCTGGTCCACTTGGAAAATGGCGGCCATCATGAATAATACCGTTGGTGACGGTAATGGCTATTTTGGTGATCCTAATCTACGCCCAGAAAAATCCAACACCCTATCTGCCACCTTAGACTGGCGCGGTGCTGATGATAGCTGGGGCGTTAAAGCCACTCCTTACTATTCAAACATTGACGACTATGTCGATGCCGTACAGTGGAACCCCATGGCAAACACAGCAGCTAGCACTCAAACAGCTAATCAATATAATGTGCTGCGCTATACCAACCAAGATGCTGAGATATATGGCATAGATATCTCAGCCAATCGGGAGCTGGCAGCAAATGCTTGGGGATACTGGAATATAGTAGGCTCCTTAAGCTATACCAAAGGGGAAAATAAAGACAGCGGCTCAGACTTATATAACATCATGCCATTCAATGGCAGTGTTGCCCTGAATCGGGAAAATAACGGTTGGACAAACCAAATCGAAGTGGTGGGCGTCTCGGCTAAAAATGATATCTCAACCCCTCGTAACGAAATTAAAACGGCGGGTTATGGTCTCTTAAATCTCAGTACAGGCTATCAGTTTAAAGAGGTAGCGATTGAGGCTGGTATCGATAACGTATTCGATAAAAACTATGCCCTACCTCTAGGGGGCGCATACATGGGTCAAGGCAAAACCATGTCGATGAATGGCGAAATAGGTAGCGGTTCTAATTGGGGTACTGCCGTTCCTGGCGCGGGACGATCATTGTATGTGGGTGTCAACTATAAGTTTTAG
- a CDS encoding sulfite exporter TauE/SafE family protein, with the protein MTMALLIAAFLMGFFGSPHCLGMCGGIVTAFGLSMKETSPAKKRGLIATYHLGRLLSYALLGLIAGVIGTTVLTPLMVGNSTPRILLGLVLVFVGLTMLGLPFLNRLERLGMHVWQALSPLRQKVFPLNTFPRALTAGLLWGFLPCGLVYGALLIAVVGHDPLTGAVLMFVFGLGTVPMLVATHETVNWMRNQIGRLRLRQVNGAIMMLSGLAVIAVPMVMANMHGGHGQMNHEQMNHEQMNHEQMNHEQMNHEQMNHEQMNHEQMNHEQMNHEQMNHEQMNHEQMNHEQMNHEQMNHEQ; encoded by the coding sequence ATGACTATGGCACTATTAATTGCAGCATTTTTAATGGGATTTTTTGGTTCGCCGCATTGCTTAGGTATGTGTGGCGGTATCGTCACCGCATTTGGGCTATCGATGAAAGAAACCAGTCCAGCAAAAAAACGCGGTCTCATTGCGACTTACCATTTGGGGCGCTTACTCAGTTATGCCCTATTGGGCTTAATTGCTGGAGTGATTGGCACCACGGTATTAACCCCTCTGATGGTTGGCAATAGCACACCTCGCATTCTACTAGGGTTGGTCTTGGTATTTGTAGGATTAACCATGCTAGGGTTGCCTTTTTTAAACAGGCTTGAACGTCTTGGTATGCATGTTTGGCAAGCTTTATCACCTCTGCGGCAGAAAGTATTCCCCTTAAACACCTTTCCTCGAGCATTAACAGCAGGTTTATTATGGGGATTTTTACCCTGTGGTCTCGTTTATGGCGCATTACTTATTGCGGTCGTCGGTCATGACCCGCTCACAGGTGCCGTGTTAATGTTTGTCTTTGGTCTAGGAACCGTACCCATGCTCGTCGCCACGCACGAAACGGTCAACTGGATGCGCAATCAAATTGGGCGTTTGCGCCTAAGGCAAGTGAATGGCGCAATCATGATGCTATCTGGCTTAGCCGTCATAGCGGTGCCGATGGTCATGGCCAATATGCATGGTGGACACGGGCAAATGAACCATGAGCAAATGAACCATGAGCAAATGAATCACGAGCAAATGAATCACGAGCAAATGAATCACGAGCAAATGAATCACGAGCAAATGAATCACGAGCAAATGAATCACGAGCAAATGAATCACGAGCAAATGAATCACGAGCAAATGAATCACGAGCAAATGAATCACGAGCAAATGAATCACGAGCAAATGAATCACGAGCAATAA
- a CDS encoding response regulator, whose product MQKPKIAFIDDEPRILRSLKMHFRQSHDVFITTDATELMEYVSQNEVQVVISDQRMPDKQGTEVLSDIKAASPNTIRILLTGYADLNAVMDSVNEGEIYRYITKPWQNDELKKIVNKATEIAQQTQEITQNTMENDATQNCVNSGTVSNRNILVLDDDESVYQQIKSHFKSAYTVSWASNLEQAAKLLQKKRFGVTITDSTLNKENITPIVYALKNIQPDLMVLMLTEFKDAHMVIELINKGQVYRCLPRPTNFSIMSISLDRAFDHHERLVQQPILAARHHVEEVPESEAFNFSERLKGFFAKFRGWRISR is encoded by the coding sequence ATGCAAAAACCAAAAATCGCTTTTATCGATGATGAGCCGCGTATCTTGCGCAGCTTAAAAATGCATTTTCGCCAGTCACATGACGTATTTATTACTACCGATGCCACTGAGCTAATGGAATATGTTAGCCAGAATGAAGTACAAGTGGTCATCAGCGACCAACGCATGCCAGATAAGCAAGGTACGGAAGTATTGAGTGACATCAAAGCAGCTTCACCAAATACTATTCGTATCTTGTTAACTGGTTATGCGGATCTAAATGCCGTGATGGATTCTGTGAATGAGGGCGAAATTTATCGCTATATCACTAAGCCATGGCAAAATGATGAACTCAAAAAAATTGTTAATAAAGCCACAGAAATTGCTCAGCAAACGCAAGAAATCACACAAAATACTATGGAAAATGATGCAACTCAAAACTGTGTTAATAGTGGCACGGTTAGCAATCGCAATATATTGGTATTAGACGATGATGAGAGTGTCTATCAACAAATAAAAAGTCATTTTAAGAGCGCTTATACCGTGAGCTGGGCGAGTAACCTTGAACAGGCCGCAAAGTTATTACAAAAAAAACGCTTTGGTGTCACGATTACAGATTCGACGCTCAATAAAGAAAATATTACCCCCATCGTTTATGCCTTAAAAAATATCCAGCCAGATCTGATGGTGCTGATGTTGACTGAATTCAAAGATGCCCATATGGTCATTGAATTAATTAATAAGGGTCAGGTATATCGCTGTCTACCACGTCCGACTAACTTCTCTATCATGAGTATCAGTCTTGATCGGGCTTTCGATCATCACGAACGATTGGTGCAGCAGCCGATATTGGCAGCTCGTCATCATGTTGAAGAAGTGCCGGAGTCAGAGGCTTTTAATTTTTCTGAAAGGTTGAAAGGTTTCTTTGCCAAATTCAGGGGTTGGCGCATTAGCAGATAA
- a CDS encoding ATP-binding protein: MSVAGRLGSISTRMLIILALAFLLIILMVYWVIETQAKPRILEMTSETVVETGNEAINSIMANISHVDGLAKATSAMAGGLPKEDILYRETFGNLMQQTDQRIVGGGVWFDPNMYAQNRERQSFVWARDDSGNMQPLEQYNQVRQTPSPYYREWWYIPAMYARHDHCVWSRAYVDPQSNQPMMTCAKALYDSRNQAFDGVVSFNLLLDNLDDAMKKWQDKLGGYVFLVDLDNRFLTFPDQSMVTQATEDNPQGEMVTAHQLAEKHSSFAPIADSLDSINQTLIDEAVAKDESRYTLAARSILSTTNLNKISEQESKLLSALLLLNIDQTFNLVDSHLIETIAVPNDFLLQQSATAFVFRMPFTYWKMVIVKPNNDMMSVANALSNQLIQTMLLGFIPILLLTAWVFRRYFTRPLKHMALAVADMGALIEQKKYQQLSALKLPHSNVSEIQIISEQTNQLIDRVVENEGALAEINVHLEKQVVARTQDLQQAMDELKASQVHLVRSEKMATLGQMVAGVAHEVNTPLGYVRSNMELVGDNLVRFDELLQHTDQLLQALKAPTINQEQVKILIEETLQCCEEIKEDEVSEDLADLIKDGLYGVDQIAELVVSLRDFSRLDESKVKDVDINDCINTSLIMARNNLKTLDVNTNLAELPLIQCNPSQINQVLLNLFNNAAQAMPPDHKGTLQVSSSVDEAQQYIVVCIIDNGVGIAEHILTHIFEPFFTTKKAGDGTGLGLAITAQIIEQHGGRIEVSSVVGAGTTFTLMLPIQSIVHEKKPSQALFES; the protein is encoded by the coding sequence ATGAGTGTTGCTGGTCGGCTTGGTAGTATTTCCACACGCATGCTGATTATTTTAGCATTGGCTTTTTTACTAATTATCCTGATGGTGTACTGGGTCATCGAAACCCAAGCTAAGCCTCGTATACTGGAGATGACTTCAGAGACAGTGGTTGAAACGGGTAACGAAGCCATTAATAGCATTATGGCGAATATCAGCCATGTCGACGGACTGGCAAAGGCAACCAGTGCGATGGCGGGCGGCTTGCCAAAAGAAGACATCCTTTATAGAGAAACCTTTGGTAATCTCATGCAACAGACCGATCAACGGATTGTGGGCGGCGGCGTGTGGTTTGATCCAAATATGTACGCTCAAAACCGAGAGCGCCAGTCCTTTGTGTGGGCGCGGGATGACTCAGGCAACATGCAACCGTTAGAGCAGTATAATCAAGTGCGCCAAACGCCGAGTCCCTATTATAGAGAGTGGTGGTACATTCCTGCGATGTACGCACGTCATGACCACTGTGTCTGGAGCCGTGCGTATGTTGATCCGCAAAGCAATCAGCCGATGATGACGTGTGCCAAGGCATTGTATGACAGTCGCAATCAGGCTTTTGATGGAGTGGTGAGCTTTAATCTGCTATTAGATAACCTCGATGACGCTATGAAAAAGTGGCAAGATAAGCTGGGTGGTTATGTCTTTTTGGTAGACTTGGACAATCGATTTTTGACCTTTCCTGATCAATCTATGGTCACGCAAGCGACTGAAGATAATCCGCAAGGCGAAATGGTAACCGCACATCAATTGGCCGAGAAACATTCAAGCTTTGCCCCTATTGCGGACAGCCTAGATAGCATTAATCAAACACTCATCGATGAGGCAGTTGCCAAAGATGAAAGTCGTTATACGCTCGCGGCACGTAGTATTTTGAGTACGACCAATCTGAATAAAATCAGCGAACAAGAATCCAAGTTGCTGTCAGCATTGCTGCTATTGAATATTGACCAAACGTTTAATCTGGTAGACAGTCACTTGATTGAAACCATCGCTGTGCCCAATGATTTTTTGCTGCAGCAGTCCGCCACCGCCTTTGTGTTTCGTATGCCGTTTACCTATTGGAAGATGGTCATCGTCAAGCCCAATAATGACATGATGAGCGTAGCAAATGCATTGTCGAACCAGCTGATTCAAACCATGCTACTGGGTTTTATTCCTATCCTGTTGTTGACCGCGTGGGTGTTTCGCCGCTACTTTACACGGCCGCTAAAGCACATGGCACTAGCAGTGGCTGATATGGGCGCATTAATTGAGCAAAAAAAATACCAACAATTAAGCGCCCTTAAACTGCCACACTCAAATGTCAGCGAGATTCAAATCATCAGCGAGCAGACCAACCAATTGATCGACCGCGTCGTCGAAAACGAAGGCGCACTTGCCGAAATCAACGTTCATTTAGAAAAACAGGTCGTCGCTCGCACACAAGACTTGCAGCAAGCTATGGATGAATTGAAAGCCTCGCAAGTACATTTGGTACGCTCCGAAAAAATGGCCACACTGGGCCAAATGGTGGCAGGTGTCGCTCATGAGGTCAACACACCGCTAGGCTATGTGCGTAGTAATATGGAGCTGGTCGGTGATAATCTCGTGCGTTTTGATGAATTGCTACAGCATACCGATCAATTATTGCAGGCGTTAAAAGCGCCAACTATCAATCAAGAGCAAGTCAAGATACTGATAGAAGAGACTTTACAATGCTGTGAAGAGATTAAAGAAGATGAAGTCAGTGAAGATTTGGCAGATTTAATCAAAGATGGACTGTATGGCGTCGATCAAATTGCTGAACTGGTCGTCAGCTTGCGCGACTTTTCTCGACTAGACGAATCCAAAGTAAAAGATGTCGATATCAATGATTGCATCAATACCTCATTGATTATGGCTCGCAATAATTTAAAAACCTTAGACGTCAATACCAATCTAGCGGAGCTGCCGCTCATTCAGTGTAATCCTTCACAAATTAACCAAGTATTACTAAACCTATTTAATAATGCCGCCCAAGCCATGCCGCCAGATCATAAAGGGACATTGCAAGTCAGCTCGTCTGTCGATGAGGCGCAGCAATATATCGTTGTATGCATTATAGACAATGGTGTCGGTATCGCAGAGCATATTTTAACGCATATCTTTGAGCCGTTTTTTACCACTAAAAAAGCAGGCGATGGCACAGGGTTAGGATTGGCCATTACGGCACAAATCATTGAACAACATGGTGGGCGCATTGAGGTTAGCTCAGTCGTTGGCGCGGGCACGACGTTTACCCTCATGCTACCGATACAGTCTATCGTTCATGAAAAGAAACCTTCGCAAGCCTTATTTGAAAGTTGA
- a CDS encoding oleate hydratase, translating to MKTIKTQTNNPLDHDTFIHQPDASKTRVANIPGKRLPFPDQIGNYQRNIGTPTDAYQDSKVYIVGGGIAGLASAYYCIRDGKVSAENITILEHLDVAGGSLDGSGNPETGYMVRGGREMDFTYENFWDLFQDIPALEMPAPYSTLDEYRIANDTDPNYSIARLIHKQGEIKDFSQLGLSKTNQLALIRLLLKPKEELDDITIEEYFDDSFLSSNFWTFWRTMFAFENWHSLLEFKLYTHRFLHALDGLNDMSALVFPRYNQFDSFVKPLQNYLKDKGVQFQYDTLVTDLDIDFEHDDKVTGTKKVKAIITEKASEQTTIPMGSNDFVIVTTGSMTEDTRYGDDNTAPTLDFTKDSMGQSSGWKVWNNLAKQSDVFGHPEKFNQHVDKSAWMSATLTCQPSAFIDKLKTLSVNDPYMGKTVTGGIITITDSNWLMSFTCNRQPHFPDQPKDTLVVWLYALLMDKEGNYVKKPIPECTGKEILSELCHHLGILDDIENIMTNTIVRTAYMPYITSMFMPRAKGDRPEIVPDGCVNMGLVGQFVETHNDVVFTMESSVRTARVAVYELLNVQKQVPDINPLQYDIRQLLKAANTLNDGKGFIGEGLLTKLLKGTYYEHILPKANQSTNANDSIFTQQWEAIKGLWHK from the coding sequence ATGAAAACTATAAAGACTCAAACCAATAATCCGTTAGACCACGACACATTTATCCATCAGCCTGATGCCAGTAAAACCCGTGTAGCAAACATACCAGGCAAGCGCTTACCCTTCCCTGATCAAATTGGTAATTATCAGCGCAATATTGGGACGCCCACTGACGCTTATCAGGACAGTAAGGTTTATATCGTTGGGGGCGGTATTGCAGGTTTGGCCAGTGCTTATTACTGCATCCGAGATGGCAAAGTATCCGCTGAAAACATTACTATTTTAGAGCATCTTGACGTGGCAGGTGGCTCTTTAGATGGTAGCGGCAATCCTGAAACGGGTTATATGGTGCGCGGCGGTCGTGAAATGGATTTCACTTACGAAAACTTTTGGGATTTATTCCAAGATATCCCCGCTCTTGAAATGCCTGCGCCTTATAGCACCTTGGATGAGTATCGCATAGCAAATGACACCGATCCCAATTACTCTATTGCACGCCTGATCCATAAGCAAGGCGAGATAAAAGACTTCAGTCAACTGGGATTGAGTAAAACCAACCAACTCGCGTTAATTCGTTTGCTATTAAAACCCAAGGAAGAGCTAGACGATATCACTATTGAAGAGTATTTTGATGACAGCTTTTTGAGTAGTAACTTCTGGACATTTTGGCGAACCATGTTTGCTTTTGAAAACTGGCACAGCTTACTTGAGTTTAAGCTTTATACGCATCGATTTTTACACGCATTGGACGGTCTAAATGACATGTCTGCGCTGGTATTCCCAAGATACAATCAATTTGATAGCTTTGTTAAGCCACTACAAAATTATTTGAAAGATAAAGGTGTGCAGTTTCAGTATGACACGCTCGTTACCGATTTAGACATTGATTTTGAGCATGATGACAAGGTAACAGGCACCAAAAAGGTCAAAGCCATCATCACGGAGAAAGCGAGTGAGCAAACCACCATTCCTATGGGTAGCAATGATTTCGTCATCGTGACGACTGGCTCCATGACCGAAGATACCCGCTATGGTGATGATAATACTGCGCCGACGCTAGACTTTACAAAAGACAGCATGGGACAATCGTCTGGTTGGAAAGTATGGAATAATCTGGCTAAGCAATCTGACGTCTTTGGTCACCCAGAAAAATTTAATCAGCATGTGGATAAATCTGCTTGGATGTCGGCGACGTTGACCTGCCAGCCGTCTGCCTTTATTGATAAGCTCAAAACGCTGTCTGTCAACGATCCTTATATGGGTAAAACAGTGACCGGTGGCATCATTACGATTACGGATTCAAACTGGCTGATGAGCTTTACTTGTAACCGTCAACCGCATTTCCCTGATCAGCCAAAAGACACGCTAGTCGTATGGCTATATGCCTTGTTGATGGATAAAGAAGGCAATTATGTCAAAAAACCCATCCCAGAATGTACAGGCAAAGAGATCTTGAGCGAACTCTGTCATCACCTTGGCATCCTCGATGATATAGAGAATATCATGACCAATACCATCGTCAGAACGGCTTATATGCCCTACATTACCTCGATGTTTATGCCTCGTGCTAAAGGTGATCGTCCTGAGATAGTCCCTGATGGTTGTGTCAATATGGGTCTAGTCGGTCAGTTCGTCGAGACACATAATGATGTGGTATTTACCATGGAGAGCTCTGTTCGTACTGCTCGTGTCGCAGTTTATGAGCTACTAAATGTGCAAAAACAAGTCCCCGATATAAACCCATTACAATACGATATCCGTCAATTACTAAAAGCCGCGAATACACTCAACGATGGTAAAGGTTTCATCGGCGAAGGTCTATTAACTAAGCTTCTTAAAGGTACTTATTACGAGCACATATTGCCAAAAGCCAATCAATCCACCAACGCTAACGACTCAATATTTACTCAGCAATGGGAGGCAATCAAAGGGCTTTGGCATAAGTAG